In one Acomys russatus chromosome 15, mAcoRus1.1, whole genome shotgun sequence genomic region, the following are encoded:
- the Znf687 gene encoding zinc finger protein 687, which produces MGDMKTPDFDDLLAAFDIPDIDANEAIHSGPEENEGAGGHGKPEPSVGGDPKDRAAAAKGDPESPAEASDHGLPQPPDTSTVSVIVKNTVCPEQSEILTGHSGEEETKAGHATKEGPVASCLMQNGFGGPEPSLSETPHSPALASGGAWKEKAMEGQTCLDLFAHFGSEPGHRSDPLPPKPSPPHDGDMAPRSTPYELAPENGSALLPPSSLLPQVTVKQESCSPQHSQGLTQRSSGLSPEAAGIPASASPAQVAGVSFKQSPEHQGAPASPVKAPSCTPLKEEDEGTGDKTPPRSPQSPSSGAEAADEDSNDSPTSSSSSGPLKVRIKTVKTSCGNITRTVTRVPSEPVPPAPLAEGAILAEASFLKLSPVTPTPEGPKVVSVQLGDGTRLKGTVLPVATIQNASTAMLMAASVARKAVVLPGGNATSPKTMTKNVLGLVPQTLPKAEVRTGLGLGGQKVNGASVVMVQPSKSATGPGTAGGSVILRTQSSLVEAFNRILNSKNLLPAYRPNLSPPAEAGLALPPTGYRCLECGDAFSLEKSLARHYDRRSMRIEVTCNHCARRLVFFNKCSLLLHAREHKDKGLVMQCSHLVMRPVALDQMVGQPDITPLLPVAVPPVPGPLALPVLGKGEGAVTSSAVTTTVAPEAPVLPLPTEPPAAPAPSVHTCFRCLECKEQCRDKAGMAAHFQQPGPPALGSAGNVCPSCPMMLPNRCSFSAHQRTHKNRPPHVCPECGGNFLQASFQIHLREACLHFSRRVGYRCPSCAVVFGGVNSIKSHIQASHCEVFHKCPICPMAFKSAPSAHAHLYSQHPSFLSQQAKLIYKCAMCDTVFTHKPLLSSHFDQHLLPQRVSVFKCPSCPLLFAQKRTMLEHLKNTHQSGRLGEEAVGKGPGDALLTPKTEPEELAVSQAEAAPATEESSSSEEELPSSPDPPRQTKRPRRDLGSKGIKGGGGGPGGWTCGLCHSWFPERDEYVTHMKKEHGKSVKKFPCRLCERSFCSAPSLRRHVRVNHEGIKRVYPCRYCTEGKRTFSSRLILEKHVQVRHGLPLGTQAPCGRGGTLVRGSAGRAQGPGRKRRQSSDSCSEEPDSTTPPAKSLRGGPGSGGHGPLRCRRGGSAEQSLVGLRVDGGTQQCLDCGLCFASPGSLSRHRFISHKKRRAGGKAGALGLGDVDEEAPPLRSDPEGAGSPSPASGDLLTCKVCGKNCDSPLNLKTHFRTHGMAFIRARQGGSGDN; this is translated from the exons ATGGGGGACATGAAGACCCCTGACTTTGATGACCTCCTTGCTGCTTTTGACATCCCCGACATTGATGCAAATGAAGCCATTCATTCTGGGCCGGAAGAGAATGAGGGAGCAGGAGGCCACGGGAAGCCAGAGCCCAGCGTAGGAGGCGACCCTAAGGACAGGGCAGCCGCCGCCAAGGGTGACCCTGAGAGCCCAGCTGAGGCCTCTGATCATGGCCTTCCACAGCCCCCGGACACTTCCACGGTCAGCGTCATTGTCAAGAACACAGTGTGTCCTGAGCAGTCTGAGATCCTGACTGGGCATTCAGGAGAGGAGGAGACCAAGGCTGGGCATGCAACTAAGGAAGGACCTGTGGCGTCTTGTTTAATGCAAAATGGATTTGGGGGTCCTGAGCCATCCCTCTCAGAAACCCCCCATTCTCCAGCCCTTGCCAGTGGGGGTGCCTGGAAAGAAAAGGCTATGGAAGGCCAAACATGCTTGGACCTCTTTGCTCACTTTGGGTCTGAACCAGGACACCGCTCAGATCCCCTGCCTCCCAAACCTTCCCCGCCTCATGATGGTGACATGGCCCCTCGCTCCACTCCCTATGAGCTGGCCCCAGAAAATGGCTCAGCCCTGCTGCCTCCCAGCTCTCTCCTGCCACAGGTGACCGTGAAACAGGAAAGCTGCAGCCCCCAGCATTCCCAGGGCCTAACCCAGAGGAGCTCAGGTCTCAGCCCTGAGGCAGCGGGCATCCCTGCCAGTGCCTCGCCCGCCCAGGTGGCCGGGGTGTCCTTCAAGCAGTCTCCAGAACACCAGGGCGCTCCTGCTTCCCCTGTAAAGGCACCCAGTTGTACACCtctgaaggaggaagatgagggaaCAGGGGACAAGACGCCCCCAAGAAGTCCCCAGAGTCCCTCAAGTGGAGCCGAGGCTGCCGACGAGGACAGCAACGACTCCCCCACGTCCTCCAGCTCCTCTGGGCCCCTCAAGGTGCGGATCAAGACTGTTAAAACATCCTGTGGCAATATCACAAGAACTGTCACTCGGGTTCCCTCAGAACCTGTCCCTCCTGCCCCTTTGGCTGAGGGGGCCATTCTGGCTGAGGCTAGCTTCTTGAAACTGTcccctgtaactccaactcctgAGGGTCCAAAGGTGGTGAGTGTCCAACTGGGTGATGGCACGAGACTGAAAGGTACAGTGCTGCCTGTGGCTACCATCCAGAATGCTAGCACTGCCATGCTAATGGCAGCTAGTGTTGCCCGCAAAGCAGTGGTTCTGCCAGGGGGGAATGCCACCAGCCCTAAGACTATGACTAAGAATGTGTTAGGTCTGGTGCCCCAAACTCTGCCTAAGGCTGAGGTGCGGACAGGGTTAGGTCTTGGGGGTCAGAAGGTGAATGGGGCCTCAGTGGTGATGGTACAGCCTTCTAAGTCTGCCACTGGGCCAGGCACAGCAGGCGGCTCGGTGATCTTGCGGACGCAGTCCAGCCTGGTAGAGGCCTTCAACAGGATCCTCAACAGCAAGAACCTGTTGCCCGCTTACAGACCGAACTTGAGTCCACCAGCTGAGGCTGGGCTGGCCCTACCTCCAACAGGCTACCGCTGCCTTGAGTGTGGGGATGCCTTCTCACTGGAGAAGAGCCTGGCACGGCACTATGACCGCAGGAGCATGCGCATAGAGGTCACCTGTAACCACTGTGCCCGTCGCCTGGTCTTCTTCAACAAGTGTAGCCTGCTTCTGCACGCCCGGGAGCACAAGGACAAGGGGCTTGTCATGCAGTGCTCACACCTGGTCATGAGGCCCGTGGCGCTCGACCAGATGGTGGGGCAGCCCGATATCACACCCCTGCTGCCGGTGGCTGTCCCACCTGTGCCTGGACCTCTGGCCTTGCCTGTTTTGggcaagggggagggggctgtcaCTTCCTCTGCCGTTACTACCACAGTTGCCCCTGAAGCCCCTGTGCTGCCACTCCCAACAGAGCCGcctgctgcccctgccccctccgTTCACACGTGCTTTCGCTGCCTGGAGTGCAAGGAGCAGTGCCGCGACAAGGCTGGCATGGCAGCCCACTTCCAGCAGCCGGGCCCTCCTGCGCTCGGTTCGGCCGGCAAT GTGTGCCCGTCGTGTCCCATGATGCTCCCCAACCGCTGCAGCTTCAGCGCCCACCAGCGCACGCATAAGAACCGCCCCCCCCACGTCTGTCCTGAGTGTGGGGGCAACTTCCTACAAGCCAGTTTTCAGATCCATCTTCGAGAGGCCTGTCTGCACTTCTCTCGCCGTGTAGGATACAG GTGCCCCAGCTGTGCAGTGGTGTTTGGGGGTGTGAACTCCATCAAGTCCCACATACAGGCATCACACTGCGAAGTTTTCCACAAGTGCCCCATCTGCCCCATGGCCTTCAAGTCTGCACCCAGCGCTCACGCCCACCTCTACTCCCAGCACCCCAGCTTCCTCTCCCAGCAAGCCAA gctGATCTATAAGTGTGCCATGTGTGACACAGTCTTCACTCACaaacccctcctctcctcacacttTGACCAGCACCTGCTGCCCCAGCGTGTCAGTGTCTTTAAGTGCCCATCTTGTCCTCTGCTTTTTGCCCAAAAAAGGACCATGCTGGAGCACCTCAAG AACACTCATCAGTCTGGACGTTTGGGGGAAGAGGCAGTTGGGAAAGGGCCTGGAGACGCCCTTCTGACCCCTAAGACTGAGCCTGAGGAGCTGGCTGTGtctcaggcagaggcagcccctgctacTGAGGAGTCCTCTTCTTCTGAAGAGGAGCTGCCCAGCTCCCCTGACCCTCCCCGCCAAACCAAGCGACCCCGACGTGACCTGGGAAGCAAAGGCAtcaaaggtgggggtggggggcccgGGGGCTGGACTTGTGGCCTTTGTCACTCCTGGTTTCCTGAACGTGATGAGTATGTGACTCACATGAAGAAGGAGCATGGCAAG TCAGTGAAGAAGTTCCCCTGCCGCCTGTGTGAGCGCTCCTTCTGCTCTGCCCCCAGCCTGAGGCGCCACGTCAGGGTCAACCACGAGGGCATCAAGCGAGTTTACCCATGCAG GTATTGCACGGAGGGAAAACGCACCTTCAGTAGTCGCCTGATCCTGGAGAAGCATGTCCAGGTGCGGCACGGCTTGCCCCTGGGGACCCAGGCCCCTTGTGGCCGAGGGGGCACGCTGGTTCGAGGCTCTGCTGGTAGAGCCCAG GGGCCAGGACGGAAACGCCGCCAGTCTTCTGACTCATGCAGCGAGGAGCCTGACAGTACAACGCCACCAGCCAAGTCCCTGAGGGGTGGCCCTGGGTCAGGAGGCCACGGTCCTCTGCGCTgtaggagaggtggctcagcagaacAGAGCCTTGTGGGGTTGCGGGTGGACGGTGGCACCCAGCAGTGCCTTGACTGTGGCTTGTGCTTCGCCTCCCCCGGCTCCTTGAGCCGCCACCGGTTCATTAGCCACAAGAAGAGACGTGCTGGGGGTAAGGCCGGTGCCCTGGGGCTGGGGGATGTGGACGAGGAGGCTCCTCCATTACGCTCTGACCCAGAGGGTGCAGGCTCACCTTCGCCTGCTTCTGGAGACCTGCTGACGTGTAAGGTCTGCGGTAAGAACTGCGACAGCCCTCTGAACCTCAAGACCCACTTCCGCACGCATGGCATGGCGTTTATCAGGGCCCGGCAGGGAGGCAGTGGGGACAACTAG